Below is a window of Streptomyces qaidamensis DNA.
CGCCTCGTGGCCGTGCTGCGGCTGGGCCGCCTGCGCCGCCGGGGCGAGTGCCGCCGTACCGGCGCAGAGCGCCACGGCCAGGGCGATCGAGAGGGTGCGTGCGGCGCGTCGCTTCATATGTGTGTCCTCCTGGTCACCGGGGGGCGGGTCTGCTCCCACGGTGACCAGGACGCCCGCCCACGGCTCCAGGGTTGATCTTCCGGAACGGAACCAACGGGGTGTCAGCTCGCGACCGGCAAAGGGGGCCTGAGCCGCGGGCGCGGCCTCCTTGCCACCGGCGTGCCGCCACAGACCCTGCGCGGCGAGGCGCGGCAGGAGGTGCCGTCACGCCCTGGAGCTGCACCGGACGCCCTGCGGCGACGCCGTCGGCCCGGGCGGACAGTTCGGTGGCCTCGACGATCGCGGGGTGGCGGAAGTCCGCGCCGAGCAGGGCCTCGGCGGGGATCGTACGGACGTCGAGCGGGGATCACGTCATGGCCCTGGGCCGCCAGACGCCGGTCGAGGTGGCGCAGCAGCCGGCTGGTGCGGGAGGAGGCGGAGGGGCCGCCGGAGACGGACAGGACGGTGGCCATGGGCTCTCCTTTCCGGGAGCAGGCGCGACTGCGCGAGGCGCCACCGAATGCGGGGACGTCACTGAAGACGCCACTGAAGAAGGGCGTGCCGGAGCGCCGAATCAGGCGTGAGGGAATTTCACCGCACAGGGCGCCCTCTCGGCACGACGAGAGTCGTCCGACGGCGGATGAGGTGGTTAGGGGAAGCGGCGAGCCGGGAGATTCAGGCTGCGGCGCGGCAGGAAGCGCCGGAGACGCGTGCGAGGTCGACATGGCGTCGCCGCGTGAGGTCCAGTCGCACGGTCATGCCATGGATCGTGGGGGCAGCGGCAGACGACGCCCGTCAAGAAATCCGCGGCCCGTCTCGTATCCCAGACCGCGGATTTCACAAAGGGCGGCCTGAAAGGCCGTGCGGGACGGAGGAGTTCAGTCCTCGTCCGCCGGGACGACCACGAGGAAGGCGTCCGACTCCAGGTCCATCACGACGGTGGCGGCCTCGCCCTCGGCGCGGCGGCGGGCCGCGTACTCCTCCGCGGGCCACGATCCGCGCGGAGACCCCGCCGGGAACCGTTCCAACACCTTCGCGCTGATGGCCGCAGTCACGTCCGCTGCCCTCCCCTGTCCCGCGCCGCCCGCCGGGCGACGTCGATCGGTCGCTGTCGTACACATCCGGATGCCCCCGATCCGGCCGGACATGTACCGCCGGGTAGATCCCCCACCTCTCGCCGACCTCTACACATAAAGGGGACGTAAGAGCAGAATGAGGCTTACGCGGCGTTTACCGCATACCCCTCCAAACGCGGGCGCCCTGCACCTTGAAGGAGACGATCATGGCCAACGTCTCGCCCACCAGAGGTGACATCACCAGCCACCCCGATGCCTCCGAGATGCGGGATCGGTACGCCCGCGTGCTCGGCGGCCGCGATGTGGCGCTCGTGGACGGACCGGTGTTCCTGCTCGGTCTGTACTGTGCCGCCTCCCCGTGGATAGTCCACTACACGACCAGCCAGCCGGCACTCGTGACCCACAACCTGATCATGGGTATCGCGATCGGCCTGCTGGCGCTCGGCTTCACTCGTGCTCCCGAGCGCATGTACGGCCTGAGCTGGGCCATGTGCGCTCTCGGGATATGGATGATCATCTCACCGTGGATCGTGGGCGAAAGCCCGGACGCCGGTGTCGTGTGGAACAACATCATCATCGGTGCACTGGCCGTGGTCCTGGGGCTGGTGTGCGCCGGAACGGCGGCGAAGGCGTCGTCGAGGCCGTAGCGAACGCCGGAGCCGACGGCCGGTCCGCTTGCCGGACCGGCCCGCCCACGTCCGCCCCGTGGCCGCCCGCGGCGACGGGACCCGGCCCGCGCGGCGCAGGGCGGCGGACGGCCGTCGGCACCAGTAGGCCTCTTCGGCCGGGCGGGCCTCAGAGACGGCTCGTCCGCCGCAGCGCGTCGAGCCCCCTCGTGGCTGGACGCGTAGCGCGGCGTCCAGCCGAGTTCGCGCTCCGCCTTCGCGCAGGACATGCGGAGCCGGGACGACATCACGGTGTGCGCGTACGACATGGGCTTCAAGAGCCACAGCGGCACGTTCACCGGCTTCGGCAGCCCGAAGGTCCGGGCCACGGCCTCGACGTGGGCGCGGAACCCCATGGGGGTGTCGTCCGCGATGTTGTACGCCTGCCCCGGCCGGCCGCGCTCCACGGCGGCCACCACCGCGCGGGCGGCGTCCGTGAGCTCCACCCACGGCAGCACCCGCCCCCGGTCGCCGGGCAGGGGCAGCTGCCGTCGGCGCAGCAGGGGCAGCAGGGCTTCGGTGCCTCCGGGGCCGTAGAACAGGCCGAACCGCAGCGCGATGCCGTCCAGGGCCTCCGCTTCGAAGGCGAGCCGCTCCTTGGTCCGCATGCCGGCGATGTGCCGCTCCAGCGGCGGTGTGGCGCCGCGCGGGCCGAAGGGGCCGTCCTCGGTGAGCGGGCGGTCGCCGTGGTCGCCGTAGCCGTACCCGAAGGCCATGGACTCCACGACGAAGCGGCGGGCGCCGGTGGCGCGGGCGGCCTCGACGAGGTGGGCCGTGCCCTCGGTGCGCAGGGCGTCGGTGGCGTACATGTCGCGGTCCCGCATGGGGGGCTTGCGCAGGGCCGTCGCGGCGTGGACCACGGTGTCGAAGTGGTGCCCGTCGACGGCGCGCAGCAGCGCGTCGCGGTTCATGAGGTCGGCTCGGATGCCGTTCTCCCGGCTCCTGCCGAGGCCGGTGACCTTGTGACCCGCTTCGGTCAGGGCGCGGGTGATGTGCCGGCCGAGGACGCCGCTCGCGCCGGCGAGGAGAATGCTCTGACTCGTCCTGTTCGTCGTCATGACACTGCGACGGATCGGGCGGCCTCGAATGTGACATGGCGCCCCGCCTTGCTCGGCTACGACGTGTACTCGTACGGCGTCGTGGTGGTCAGCGGGACGAAGCCGAGGCGTTCCAGGATCGGCCGGCTCTGGCTGGAGGCGTCGACCTGGAGGTAGCGGTAGCCGCGGGCCGCGGCGGCGCGGGCGCGGTGGGCCACCAGCGTGCGGTAGATACCGCGGCCCCTCCAGTGCTGGACGGTGCCGCCGCCCCACAGCCCGGCGAAGGGCGTGCCGGGTACGAGTTCCATGCGGGCCGCGCTCACCGGCTCGCCGCCGGCCATCGCCACGACGGCGACGACGGTGTCCGGGTCGGCCGCCAGCCGGGCGAGGAGCTGATGGCGCAGCCAGGAGCTGTCAGCGCCGAAGGCCTTCTCGTGGACGTCGGCCACGAGATCGACGCCCGCCGGGCCGGTGACCGGCACGACGCGCACGCCCTCGGGCGGTTCGGTGCCGTGGGCCAGGCCGTCGGCCCCGCCGATCATCAGCGTCTCCTCGGGCCCGGGCGTGAACCCGGCCGCGCACAGCCGCCGCCCGAGGTCGGCCGGGCAGTCGTGCCCGTACAGCTTCCACTCGAAGTCGATGCCGAGCCCGGTGTAGTGGCCGATCTGCGCGGCGATCGCCGCGTCCGCCCCGGCCTCGTCGAGGGCGGACCACACGATGCCGTTCCAGCCCTGGGGGGAGGCGACCTGGCGGACGACGCCGCCGGTCCGCTCGACCTGGGCCCCGGGGCCGTCCGGCCGCGCTCCCGCACGCAGGTCGCGGTCGAACAGGGCGAGCAACTCGGCATGATCCATGGGCAGACTCCAGCAGCCGCCGGGCCGGACGGCAAACGGTTTTCCGGTCCGGCGGCACCCTCCCGGCCCGCGCCCCCGTTCCTTTCGCCCCGTGGCCCGGCGCCCTAGGGTCCTGTTGATCGCATCGTCACGGGAAAGGCCGCCCCATGGTCGTGAAGGACACGGAACTGCCGCATCTGCGCCGCTGCGTGGAACTGGCTGCACAGGCGCTGCAGGCCGGGGACGAGCCGTTCGGTTCGGTCCTGGTGGGCGGGGACGGCACCGTCCTGGGCGAGGACCACAACCGGGTGGCCTCGGGCGACCGCACCCGGCACCCCGAGTTCGAGCTGGCGCGCTGGTCGGCGGCACACCTCACGCCCGGGGAGCGGGCGGCCGCCACGGTCTACACCTCCGGCGAGCACTGCCCGATGTGCGCGGCGGCGCACGCCTGGGTCGGCCTCGGGCGCATCGTCTACGTCGCCTCGTCCGGGCAACTCACCACCTGGCTGGACGAGTTGGGTGTTCCCGCAGCGCCGGTCCGGCCACTCCCCGTGCGGGAGGTCGCACCCGGTGTCACCGTGGACGGCCCGGTGCCCGAACTGACCGAGCAGGTGAGGGAGTTGCACGTCAGGTTCCACCGCGGACGCCGCTGAGACCTCACGGGGAGGCGCCGGGTCCGCCCTGCCGGGCATCCGCCCGAGATGCAGGGCAGCTCGGGCGAACCTACGATCGATTCCAACTGGACCAGGTGTAAGACCAGGCGTACGCCCCGGTCTCCCCGACGGGGGGAGGCACATGTCCTCGCTGCCGGCACGTCGGCTCATGGCCGTCTATGTCGCCCTGGTTGCCGTCGTCACCGTCGTGTACATGACCATCCCGGTGATGGTTCCCGTGATGTGGGCCGTGATGGGGCTGGCCGGTGTCGCCGCCATTCTGATCGGGACGCGCCTGTACCGGCCCGCCCACCCCTGGCCCTGGCGGGTCCTGGCCGCGGGCTTGCTCGTCTTCATCGCGGGCGACACGTACTACTTCGTGATGGAGGAGTACCTGGGAGCCTCCAACCCGTTCCCGTCCCCGGCCGACGCCTGCTACCTCGCCATGTACCCGCTCATCGCGATCGGCCTGTCGGGCCTGGTACGCCACCGCTGGGCCAGCCGCGACCTGCCGAGCCTGCTCGACGCCCTGATCGTCACCGCCGGCCTGGCGCTGCCCGTATGGGTGTACCTGATGCAACCGCTGACCGTGCTGCAGGGCCTGACCTGGCAGCAGCGGGCCATCAGCATCGCCTACCCCCTCGGCGACATCCTCGTGCTGGCCCTGCTGGTCAGGCTGCTCACCCCCAGCCCGGTCAACGGCTCCAATCGCGCCGTACGCCTGCTGGTCGTCGGCACGGTGACCCTGCTGGTGACGGACATCGCGTACGGGATCCTGCAGTTGAACGACGTCTGGCAGACCGGCAGCCTGCTGGATCTCGGCTGGGTCGTCTTCTACACCGCCTGGGGCCTGGCGGCACTGCAGCCCTCCATGGTCGAGCTGACGGCTTCCGTGCCCCAGCGGGAGTCCCTGCTGCCGCCGCCACGCCGGCTGGTCATGCTGGCCGTGGCCACGCTCATCGCGCCGGGGATCCTGCTCTGGGAGGGGTTGAGCGGCCATACCCGGGACGCCGCCGTGATCGCGGCCTTCTCGGGAGTGCTGTTCCTGCTCGTGATCCTTCGGCTGGCGGGGATGGTCGTGGCGCACCGCCACGCGGTGACGCGGGAGCTGGCCCTGCGTGGGGCCGCCGCTTCGCTGGTCTCCGCCTTCCGTCAGGAAGAGGTCGACCAGTCCTGCCACCGGGCGGTCGACCGGCTGATGGGCCCGGACACAACGCATCGGACGCTGCTGCTCCCCACGGAGCGGGCGACGGAACTGGGCGCCCACGGCACCCGGCTGGTCAGCCCGGCCGTCCTCGACCCCGAGATCGCCGCCGCGCTCGACGGCCTGCCGTCGGTCCTGGTGTGCCCCATGACCCAGCCGGGCCGCCCGTCCGGAGCCGTGCCGGGCATCCTGCTGGTCGCCGCCCCCGAGCAGCAGCTCCACGAGACCTGGGGCTCCCTGGAGATCCTGGCGTCCCACGCGGGTCTGGCGATGGAGCGCGTCACGCTGCGCAAGGAGGTCTTCCGGCGGGAGAACGAAGCGTACTTCCGCACCCTGGTCCGCAACGCCTCCGACGTGATCCTGATCCTGGAGGACAACGACACCATCCGGTACGCCAGCCCCTCCGCGCGGTCCGTCTTCGGCACCGACGCGCTCCTCGGTGTGTCCCTGCCGGAGCTGGTGGACCCCGGTGACCGGGAGCGGGCGGCGCGGGAGCTGGCCGCCGTACGGGAGCGGGGTTCCGGGGCGGGCCACGACCACTGGTGGGTGCGCCGCCGCGAAGGGCGCGTCGAGGTGGAGGTCCGCTTCAGCGACTTCCGGGACGAGCGGACCGTGTCCGGTCTGGTGGTGACCCTGCGGGACGTGACCGAGCAGCGGCGGCTGGAGCAGGAGCTGACGCAGCGGGCCTTCCACGACTCGCTGACCGGTCTGCCCAACCGGACGCTGCTGCTGGAGCGGATCGAACGCGCTCTGCTGCGCGGCCGCCGCGAGTCGTCCATGACCTGTCTGCTCTTCATCGACCTCGACGACTTCAAGCTGGTCAACGACACCATGGGTCACCGGGTGGGCGACCAGCTGCTGATCGCGGTCGGCAACCGGCTGTCCCGGACGCTGCGGCGCACCGACACCGCGGCCCGGCTCGGCGGCGACGAGTTCGCGGTGCTGATGGAGGACGCCAAGCAGCCACTGGACGCCGAGCTGCTCGCGGCCCAGGTGATCCAGACCCTGGGCAGGCCCTTCGACCTGGCCGACGAGTCGGTGACGGTGTCCGCCAGCGTGGGCGTGGCCACCGCGCGCGACAGCACGGACGCCGAGGAACTGCTGGGCCATGCCGACCTCGCGCTGTACGCGGCGAAGGGGGCGGGCAAGCGGCAGTGGCGCCGCTTCAAGCCGCTGCTGCGCAGCCGCATGGTCGAGCGGCACGATCTGCAGTCCCAGCTGGCCCAGGCGGTCGCCGACAAGGCGTTCGCGCTGCGCTACCAGCCGGTCGTGGACATCACGGCGGGCGAGGTCGTCGGGTTCGAGGCGCTGGTCCGCTGGCCGCACGAACACCGGCCGCCCGTCGCACCGGAGCAGTTCATCAGCCTGGCGGAGGAGACCGGGCACATCGCCCCGCTGGGCTCGTGGGTGCTGGAGAACGCGATCAGCGACATCATCGGGCTGCAACGGCTGCCGGGCCCCGGCCGCCCGCCGTACGTCAGCGTGAACGTCTCCGCCCGTCAATTCCGCGACGCCGGGTTCATCGAGCAGGTCGGGGAGGCGCTGAGCACCCCGGGGCTCGAACCGGGATCCCTGCAGCTGGAGCTGACGGAGACGGTCCTGCTGCACCGCGACGACCGGCTCCAGACGGTGCTGAACACACTGAAGGAGCTCGGGGTGCACATCGCGGTCGACGACTTCGGCACCGGCTTCTCCTCGCTGCGTTACCTGCGGGACTTCCCCATCGACGTGCTGAAGATCGACAAGTCTTTCATCGACGACATCGCACAGGACGCCCAGCAGGTCGCCCTGGTCGAGGGCATCGTGCGGATCGCCGACACCCTGGGCCTGCAGGTCATCGCGGAGGGCATCGAGGACACCGCGCAGCGGGATCTGCTGGCCGGCATGGGGTGCCGGTTCGGGCAGGGGTTCCTGTTCGCCCGGCCGCTGACGGTGGAGCAGAGCGCGCACGTCCTGCGGGAGCCGACCGCCCGTCCCTTCGCACCCCCGCAGACCCCTCGGCCCCGCATCGATGCCGCCCGGGGCCGCCGCGAAGCGCGCTGGGCGGACCTGGAGCACCTGCGGCGCACCAGCCCGATGAGCGACGCGGTCATGGACGAGGTGCGCGGGAGACACATCCGCAGCGGTGACCACTGGCTGATCGACTTCGCGTCGTGCAACTACCTGGGCTTCGACTGGGACCCGGAGATCATGGAATCGGTCGATCCCGCGGTCCGCCGATGGGGTACGCATCCCAGCTGGTCGCGGCTGCTGGGCAGCCCGCGGCTGTACCCCGAGATCGAGGAGCGGCTCGCCGCACTGCTGGGTGCGCCGGACACGCTGCTGCTTCCCACGCTGACCTTGGTGCACTCCTCGGTGATCCCGGCCATCGCGGAGGACGGACACGTCTTCGTGGAGGCGACCGCGCACCGCACGGTCTACGACGGCTGCGTGGTGGCCCGGGCCCAGGGCGCCACCCTGCACCGCTTCCACGCCGAGCGGCTCGACGAACTGCGTGCCCTGCTGGCCGGTACGCCGCCGGGCACGCCTCGGCTGGTGTGTCTCGACGGCGTCAACAGCATGAGCGGCAACATTCCCGATCTGCCCTCTCTGGCGGCGGTGTGCCGCTCCGAGGGGGCGACGCTGTACGTCGACGACGCGCACGGCTTCGGCCTGATCGGGGAGCGCGGGCCGGGCGAGACGTGCCCGTACGGCATGCGCGGCAACTGCGTGGTGCGGCACACCGGGGAGTCGTACGACGGGATCGTGCTCGTGGGCGGGTTCTCCAAGGCGTACTCGTCCTTGCTGGCGTTCCTCGCCCTGCCACCGGAGCTGAAGAACCGGCTGAAGACCGCGGCGGCGCCCTATCTGTACTCGGGGCCGTCGCCGACGGCGTCACTGGCGACCGCGCTGGCCGGGCTGGACGTCAACGAGCGCCGGGGCGACACGATCCGGGCGGACCTGTACCGCAAGACGGTCCGGGTCCTCGACCACCTGGAGGGCATGGGGGTGAGCACCCTCAACTCGGACCGGCTGCCGATCGTGGAGGTGCCACTGGCGCACCCCGCGGACCTGGACGCTGTCGCCGCGTTCCTGTGGCAGGAGGGCGTCTATGTGACGCTGGCGGCCTACCCGCTGGTCCCCCGGGACCGGGTCGGGTTCCGCGTCCAGCTCACCGCCCTCAACTCGGACGAGGACATCGACCATCTGAACGGGACCCTGACCCGGTTGTCCGAACGCTTCCCGCTGCGGCAGAAGGGCTAGCCGGCCATGCCGACGCACAACGACGACGTGGACTGGGACCGCTGGCCGGTCTCCGACTACCTCGCGGAGAACTACCGCGAGGTGCACGCGTCGGACGCGGCGGTCATCGCGCACCACTCCGCGTTCTACCGGCGCCTCCCGCCCGGCCGGATCGCCCGCTCGGTGGAGTTCGGGGCGGGACCCAACCTGTACCCGCTCATGCTGGCGTCCGCCGCGTGCCGCAGGATCGACGCCGTGGAGGCCGGAGCGAGCAACATCGCCTACCTGGAGGACCAGATCTGCCACCGTCTCGACGCGAGCTGGCTGCCCTTCCACACCCTGTGCCGGCGGCTGAACCCGGAGGTGCCCGCGACCCTCGCCGGGGCGCTGGCCCCGGTGAACATCGTCCACGCCGACGTCCGGACCCTGCCGCCGGGCGCGTACGGACTCGCCTCCATGCACTTCGTCGCCGAGAGCGTCACGGAGGACTTCGCGGAGTTCGCCGACTTCTGCCGCGCCTTCGTCCGCACCGTCCGGCCGGGTGGCCACCTGGTCGCCGCGTTCATGGAGAACATGCCGACATACCGCATCGGTCCGGCCTCCCGCTGGCCGGGCTGCCCGGTGAACCCGGCGACCGTGACGGAGGTCTTCACGCCCCTGACCCGGGATCTGGACGTGACCCACATCGACGTGGACCCGACCCTGCCCGACTACGGGGACTCGGGGATGGTGCTGCTCACGGGGGTGGCGGAAGCCGTGTAGCCCGTGTCCGTCAGCGGCCCGAACCCGGACGGAACCTCCGGCGCAGCACCACTCCCCCGGCGACCAGCGCCGCGCTCACCGCGACGGCCTGGAGGGTGTGGTCCGTGCCCGTGTCGGCCAGGGCGCCGTCGGCGTGCGGGACGGTGTGCGGGCCGCTGCGGGGCGCCGGTTCCGGGGCCGGGTCCGGCCGGGGCGGCGAGGTGCGCTCCGGAGCCGGTTCCGGCGGGTTCTCGGGGCGGACCGGGCGCTGGTCACCGGGGGTGTTCGAGGACTCGTTGCCGGTCGACGGGTTGCCGATGCCGACCACGTTCACGGAGTTGCCCGTGACGTTGACGGGGAGGTCGACCGGCAACTGCACGCCGTTGCCGGAGATCACGCCCGGTGAATCCTTTCCGCCGGCCTCGGCGACCGCCCCGCCGGACGTGCCCGGACGGGCGGCCCGCCCGTCCTCCTTGTTCGCGCAGGTGTTGCCGGCGGCGGGGTTCAGGAGCCCCACCACGTTCACGGTGTTCCCGCACACGTTCACCGGAGCGTGCACCGGCAGCTGGACGGTGTTGCCGGAGACCACCCCGGGCGAACCGGCCGTCGAGCCGTCCGCACCGGAACCGGCGTACGCGGGGACGGTCACGGCCATCGCGCCGGAGGCGGCGGCGACGGCGATCACTCCGTTTCGGGTAAGGCGTCTCATGGGACCCCTGCCTTCCAGACATCGTGTCGCGGGCACTCACCCGCACCGGAGAGAACGCGGGGCGGCCGGTCCGCGTTATGGCTTATCGGCCTTTCACTCCATCGAGCGGCCCGGTTGTCGAACTAGCGGTAAAGCCCTTCGTATGCCGGCTCCGCACGCGGGCTTCGCCGGGGCCGCCGGCGCAGAACACGCCCGCCGCCCGGCTCCGCCCGCCCGGAGGCGCGGCTTCCGGGGCCCGCTTATGGTGACTGAGGGCGCCGGTCCCGGTCCGCTGCGGGACGCCCCGCGCCCTGGAGGCATCGATGCTGGCCAAGCTGTCCACGCGCCCCTCGATACGGCGCTGCGCGGTCACCGGTACGGCCGGGCTCGCTCTGCTGGGCACCGCGCTGCCGACCGCCGACGGCCCGCCGCCCGGCCTCACGCGCTTCTACGACCAGAAGGTCACCTGGACGAAGTGCGAAGGCATGGACATGCCGAAGGACCTCCAGTGCGGGAAGGTCACCGTCCCGCTCGACTACGCCAAGCCCGGGCAGGGCACCCTCGACGTCGCCGTCGCCCGCTACCGGGCCACGGGCACGTCGCGGGGATCGGTCCTGCTGAACTTCGGCGGCCCGGGCGGGCAGGGCGTGGCCCAACTCGCCATGGGCGGCAAGGACTTCATGGGCCTGACGAACGGCTACGACGTGGTCTCCTTCGACCCGCGCGGCGTCGGCCGCTCCTCGCCGGTCAGCTGCGGAAACGCCTCGGACAGCGCCCTGGACGCCACCGACGGCAATGCCGACGTGACCGATCCGGGGGCCATACTCGAAGAGCTGCGCGCGGCGGCGGCCGAGTGCACCGAGCACTCGGGCCCGGTCCTGCCCCACATCGGCACCGTCAACGCCGCCCGCG
It encodes the following:
- a CDS encoding putative leader peptide translates to MTVRLDLTRRRHVDLARVSGASCRAAA
- a CDS encoding SPW repeat protein, translated to MANVSPTRGDITSHPDASEMRDRYARVLGGRDVALVDGPVFLLGLYCAASPWIVHYTTSQPALVTHNLIMGIAIGLLALGFTRAPERMYGLSWAMCALGIWMIISPWIVGESPDAGVVWNNIIIGALAVVLGLVCAGTAAKASSRP
- a CDS encoding GNAT family N-acetyltransferase, with product MDHAELLALFDRDLRAGARPDGPGAQVERTGGVVRQVASPQGWNGIVWSALDEAGADAAIAAQIGHYTGLGIDFEWKLYGHDCPADLGRRLCAAGFTPGPEETLMIGGADGLAHGTEPPEGVRVVPVTGPAGVDLVADVHEKAFGADSSWLRHQLLARLAADPDTVVAVVAMAGGEPVSAARMELVPGTPFAGLWGGGTVQHWRGRGIYRTLVAHRARAAAARGYRYLQVDASSQSRPILERLGFVPLTTTTPYEYTS
- a CDS encoding nucleoside deaminase, whose amino-acid sequence is MVVKDTELPHLRRCVELAAQALQAGDEPFGSVLVGGDGTVLGEDHNRVASGDRTRHPEFELARWSAAHLTPGERAAATVYTSGEHCPMCAAAHAWVGLGRIVYVASSGQLTTWLDELGVPAAPVRPLPVREVAPGVTVDGPVPELTEQVRELHVRFHRGRR
- a CDS encoding aminotransferase class I/II-fold pyridoxal phosphate-dependent enzyme — protein: MAVYVALVAVVTVVYMTIPVMVPVMWAVMGLAGVAAILIGTRLYRPAHPWPWRVLAAGLLVFIAGDTYYFVMEEYLGASNPFPSPADACYLAMYPLIAIGLSGLVRHRWASRDLPSLLDALIVTAGLALPVWVYLMQPLTVLQGLTWQQRAISIAYPLGDILVLALLVRLLTPSPVNGSNRAVRLLVVGTVTLLVTDIAYGILQLNDVWQTGSLLDLGWVVFYTAWGLAALQPSMVELTASVPQRESLLPPPRRLVMLAVATLIAPGILLWEGLSGHTRDAAVIAAFSGVLFLLVILRLAGMVVAHRHAVTRELALRGAAASLVSAFRQEEVDQSCHRAVDRLMGPDTTHRTLLLPTERATELGAHGTRLVSPAVLDPEIAAALDGLPSVLVCPMTQPGRPSGAVPGILLVAAPEQQLHETWGSLEILASHAGLAMERVTLRKEVFRRENEAYFRTLVRNASDVILILEDNDTIRYASPSARSVFGTDALLGVSLPELVDPGDRERAARELAAVRERGSGAGHDHWWVRRREGRVEVEVRFSDFRDERTVSGLVVTLRDVTEQRRLEQELTQRAFHDSLTGLPNRTLLLERIERALLRGRRESSMTCLLFIDLDDFKLVNDTMGHRVGDQLLIAVGNRLSRTLRRTDTAARLGGDEFAVLMEDAKQPLDAELLAAQVIQTLGRPFDLADESVTVSASVGVATARDSTDAEELLGHADLALYAAKGAGKRQWRRFKPLLRSRMVERHDLQSQLAQAVADKAFALRYQPVVDITAGEVVGFEALVRWPHEHRPPVAPEQFISLAEETGHIAPLGSWVLENAISDIIGLQRLPGPGRPPYVSVNVSARQFRDAGFIEQVGEALSTPGLEPGSLQLELTETVLLHRDDRLQTVLNTLKELGVHIAVDDFGTGFSSLRYLRDFPIDVLKIDKSFIDDIAQDAQQVALVEGIVRIADTLGLQVIAEGIEDTAQRDLLAGMGCRFGQGFLFARPLTVEQSAHVLREPTARPFAPPQTPRPRIDAARGRREARWADLEHLRRTSPMSDAVMDEVRGRHIRSGDHWLIDFASCNYLGFDWDPEIMESVDPAVRRWGTHPSWSRLLGSPRLYPEIEERLAALLGAPDTLLLPTLTLVHSSVIPAIAEDGHVFVEATAHRTVYDGCVVARAQGATLHRFHAERLDELRALLAGTPPGTPRLVCLDGVNSMSGNIPDLPSLAAVCRSEGATLYVDDAHGFGLIGERGPGETCPYGMRGNCVVRHTGESYDGIVLVGGFSKAYSSLLAFLALPPELKNRLKTAAAPYLYSGPSPTASLATALAGLDVNERRGDTIRADLYRKTVRVLDHLEGMGVSTLNSDRLPIVEVPLAHPADLDAVAAFLWQEGVYVTLAAYPLVPRDRVGFRVQLTALNSDEDIDHLNGTLTRLSERFPLRQKG
- a CDS encoding methyltransferase gives rise to the protein MPTHNDDVDWDRWPVSDYLAENYREVHASDAAVIAHHSAFYRRLPPGRIARSVEFGAGPNLYPLMLASAACRRIDAVEAGASNIAYLEDQICHRLDASWLPFHTLCRRLNPEVPATLAGALAPVNIVHADVRTLPPGAYGLASMHFVAESVTEDFAEFADFCRAFVRTVRPGGHLVAAFMENMPTYRIGPASRWPGCPVNPATVTEVFTPLTRDLDVTHIDVDPTLPDYGDSGMVLLTGVAEAV
- a CDS encoding chaplin, which gives rise to MRRLTRNGVIAVAAASGAMAVTVPAYAGSGADGSTAGSPGVVSGNTVQLPVHAPVNVCGNTVNVVGLLNPAAGNTCANKEDGRAARPGTSGGAVAEAGGKDSPGVISGNGVQLPVDLPVNVTGNSVNVVGIGNPSTGNESSNTPGDQRPVRPENPPEPAPERTSPPRPDPAPEPAPRSGPHTVPHADGALADTGTDHTLQAVAVSAALVAGGVVLRRRFRPGSGR